In Nostoc sp. CENA543, a single genomic region encodes these proteins:
- a CDS encoding DEAD/DEAH box helicase, which translates to MNLSFQELGISQERVDHLEKIGFTAPTNIQAQAIPQLLSGRDVVGQSQTGTGKTAAFSLPILERIDVQQRAVQALVLTPTRELAIQVHDAISQFIGHSGLRVSAIYGGQSIDRQILQLKRGVHIVVGTPGRVIDLLERGSLKLDQVRWFVLDEADEMLSMGFIDDVERILSQAPEERQTALFSATMPPSIRMLVNKFLHSPVTVTVEQPKATPNKINQVAYLIPRHWTKAKALQPILEMEDPETALIFVRTRRTAAELTSQLQAAGHSVDEYHGDLSQQARERLLTRFRNRQVRWVVATDIAARGLDVDQLSHVINFDLPDSVETYVHRIGRTGRAGKEGTAITLVQPFERRKQQIFERHVRQNWQLLSIPTRAQIEARHIQKLQGQVREALAGERLASFLPIISELIEQYDAQAIAAAALQIAYDQTRPAWLSADIDIPEETASVPKPKIVKRREFAGDRNRSNWNRDNNSEEGRGTPKPKLRSGRREPSISSGNQKLGSSATRESAS; encoded by the coding sequence ATGAATCTTTCTTTTCAAGAACTAGGCATTTCACAGGAACGCGTTGACCACTTAGAAAAAATTGGTTTTACAGCACCTACTAATATTCAAGCTCAAGCTATTCCTCAACTTTTGTCGGGTCGGGATGTCGTAGGTCAATCTCAAACAGGTACAGGCAAAACAGCAGCGTTTTCCTTGCCAATTTTAGAGCGAATCGATGTACAACAAAGAGCTGTGCAAGCCCTAGTTTTAACTCCCACCCGTGAGTTAGCTATCCAAGTCCACGATGCAATCAGCCAATTTATTGGTCATAGTGGCTTGCGGGTATCAGCAATTTACGGTGGTCAATCAATCGACCGTCAAATTTTGCAACTCAAGCGTGGTGTGCATATAGTAGTCGGTACTCCTGGACGGGTGATTGACTTACTAGAAAGAGGTAGCTTGAAACTAGATCAAGTCAGATGGTTTGTTCTAGATGAAGCCGATGAAATGTTGAGCATGGGCTTTATTGACGATGTCGAGAGAATTTTATCTCAAGCACCAGAAGAACGGCAAACCGCGCTGTTCTCAGCCACCATGCCTCCATCAATTCGGATGTTGGTTAACAAGTTTCTCCACTCTCCTGTCACTGTGACAGTTGAGCAACCCAAAGCCACACCGAATAAAATCAATCAGGTAGCTTATCTGATTCCCCGTCACTGGACAAAAGCCAAAGCATTACAGCCGATTCTGGAAATGGAAGACCCAGAAACCGCTCTAATCTTCGTCCGTACCAGACGCACCGCCGCCGAACTCACCAGTCAACTGCAAGCTGCTGGTCACAGCGTCGATGAATATCACGGCGACTTGTCTCAGCAAGCACGGGAAAGATTACTAACTAGATTCCGCAACCGTCAAGTGCGCTGGGTAGTAGCAACTGACATTGCTGCGCGCGGTTTAGATGTTGACCAACTCTCCCATGTAATTAACTTCGACCTCCCCGACAGCGTCGAAACCTACGTACACCGCATCGGCCGCACAGGTCGCGCTGGGAAAGAAGGTACAGCCATCACCTTAGTACAACCCTTTGAGCGTCGCAAACAGCAAATCTTTGAACGCCATGTCCGTCAAAACTGGCAATTGCTCTCCATTCCCACACGGGCGCAAATCGAAGCACGTCACATCCAAAAACTGCAAGGACAAGTTAGAGAAGCTTTAGCTGGTGAGCGTTTAGCTTCATTCTTGCCCATTATCAGCGAACTGATTGAACAGTACGATGCTCAGGCGATCGCAGCTGCGGCACTACAAATCGCTTATGATCAAACTCGTCCTGCTTGGTTGAGTGCGGATATCGACATTCCCGAAGAAACCGCATCTGTTCCCAAACCCAAAATCGTCAAACGTCGCGAATTTGCTGGTGACAGAAACCGTTCCAACTGGAATAGAGATAACAACAGCGAAGAAGGACGCGGTACTCCCAAACCAAAACTCCGTTCAGGTCGTCGTGAACCTTCGATTTCCTCTGGTAATCAAAAGTTAGGTTCATCTGCCACTAGGGAATCAGCTTCTTAG
- a CDS encoding aldo/keto reductase — METITLGKNGPSVPPLCIGTWAWGDKLFWSYGEGYGQQELQAAFTAAIAAGVTFFDTAEVYGLGLSEKFLGEFLQQTQQPVQIATKFGPLPWRFSGQSVADALTDSLKRLQLESIALYQVHWPFSFFLSQETLLNTLAEEVKRGRIAAIGVSNYSPAQMREAHKILAARGVPLAVNQVRYSLLTRQIERDGTLATARELGVTILAYSPLAQGLLTGKYTPESAEKLSGARKFDPRFSKEGLQKIAPVISMLRRIGEKRDRTPAQVALNWLIAQGNVIPIAGVKTAEQVKQNAGALGWKLSDDEVAELENLSRPWLN, encoded by the coding sequence GTGGAAACAATCACATTGGGGAAAAACGGCCCATCTGTCCCACCCCTTTGCATTGGAACTTGGGCTTGGGGTGATAAATTATTTTGGAGTTATGGCGAAGGTTATGGACAACAAGAGTTACAAGCCGCATTTACCGCCGCCATAGCAGCTGGTGTCACCTTTTTTGATACCGCCGAAGTTTATGGACTGGGATTATCAGAAAAATTTTTAGGAGAATTTCTCCAGCAAACACAACAGCCAGTGCAAATCGCCACCAAATTTGGCCCCTTACCTTGGCGATTTTCTGGACAATCTGTTGCTGATGCTTTGACAGACAGTCTCAAACGTCTACAACTAGAAAGTATTGCTTTGTATCAAGTGCATTGGCCTTTTAGTTTCTTTTTGAGTCAAGAAACTTTGTTAAACACCTTAGCTGAGGAAGTGAAGCGAGGTAGGATTGCAGCTATCGGTGTTAGTAATTATTCTCCTGCCCAAATGCGGGAAGCCCATAAAATTTTGGCGGCTAGAGGAGTACCTTTAGCAGTCAATCAAGTCCGTTACTCTTTACTGACTCGTCAAATCGAGAGAGACGGGACTTTAGCAACTGCCCGTGAGTTGGGTGTAACAATTTTGGCATACAGTCCTTTAGCACAGGGATTGCTGACTGGAAAGTATACGCCAGAAAGTGCTGAAAAACTTAGCGGGGCGAGAAAATTCGATCCGAGATTTAGCAAAGAAGGACTGCAAAAAATCGCACCCGTGATTTCTATGTTACGGAGGATAGGAGAAAAACGCGATCGCACTCCTGCCCAAGTTGCCTTAAATTGGTTAATTGCTCAGGGTAATGTGATTCCTATCGCTGGGGTGAAAACTGCTGAACAAGTCAAGCAAAATGCTGGTGCTTTAGGTTGGAAATTAAGCGACGATGAAGTTGCAGAATTAGAAAATCTCAGTCGTCCTTGGTTGAATTAA
- the rimO gene encoding 30S ribosomal protein S12 methylthiotransferase RimO translates to MGEKPTIAISHLGCEKNRIDTEHMLGLLVEAGYGVDANEELADYVIVNTCSFIEAAREESVRTLVELAEANKKIVITGCMAQHFQGQLLEELPEAVAVVGTGDYHQIVNVIERVEQGERVKQVSAEPTYIADETTPRYRTTTEGVAYLRVAEGCDYRCAFCIIPHLRGNQRSRTIESIVAEAQQLANQGVQEIILISQITTNYGLDIYGKPKLAELLRALGKVDIPWIRMHYAYPTGLTPDVIAAIQETPNVLPYLDLPLQHSHPEVLRAMNRPWQGRVNDEIIERLKTAIPGAVLRTTLIVGFPGETEAHFEHLLEFVHRHEFDHVGVFTFSPEEGTPAHTLPNQLPQAVMDERRDRLMAIQQPISWQKNQQEIGKIVEVLIEQENPGSGKLIGRSGRFSPEVDGQVYISGQAKLGTIVPVKIHGADEYDLFGEVAL, encoded by the coding sequence ATGGGTGAAAAGCCAACAATAGCAATCTCTCACTTGGGCTGTGAGAAAAATCGAATTGATACAGAACATATGTTAGGGCTGCTAGTAGAAGCAGGATATGGTGTAGATGCCAATGAAGAGTTAGCAGATTACGTTATAGTCAATACTTGTAGTTTTATTGAAGCAGCTAGGGAAGAATCTGTTAGAACATTAGTAGAACTGGCAGAAGCTAACAAAAAAATCGTGATTACAGGCTGTATGGCACAGCACTTCCAAGGACAATTATTGGAAGAATTGCCAGAAGCCGTGGCCGTGGTTGGCACTGGAGATTATCATCAAATCGTCAATGTCATAGAAAGGGTAGAACAAGGGGAAAGGGTTAAACAGGTTAGTGCCGAACCCACTTATATTGCCGATGAAACCACACCCCGCTACCGTACCACTACCGAAGGCGTAGCTTATTTGCGAGTTGCAGAAGGGTGTGATTACCGTTGTGCATTTTGTATTATTCCCCATCTGCGCGGCAACCAACGATCGCGTACAATAGAATCAATAGTTGCTGAAGCCCAGCAACTAGCAAATCAAGGGGTGCAAGAGATCATTCTCATTTCCCAAATCACCACAAATTACGGGTTAGATATTTACGGTAAGCCCAAACTAGCCGAATTGCTCCGAGCATTGGGGAAAGTGGATATACCGTGGATTAGGATGCACTACGCCTATCCCACTGGGCTAACCCCAGACGTGATCGCAGCCATTCAGGAGACACCTAACGTCTTACCTTACTTAGATTTACCCCTGCAACATTCCCACCCAGAGGTATTGCGGGCGATGAATCGTCCTTGGCAGGGACGCGTCAATGATGAGATTATCGAACGCCTCAAAACCGCCATACCAGGTGCAGTTTTGCGGACAACATTGATAGTGGGCTTTCCTGGGGAAACAGAAGCGCACTTTGAGCATTTGCTAGAGTTTGTCCATAGGCACGAATTTGATCATGTGGGAGTTTTCACCTTTTCACCAGAAGAGGGAACACCTGCACATACACTACCCAATCAATTGCCACAAGCTGTCATGGATGAACGCCGCGATCGCCTGATGGCAATCCAGCAGCCTATCTCTTGGCAAAAAAATCAGCAGGAAATCGGCAAAATTGTTGAAGTCCTGATTGAGCAGGAAAACCCTGGAAGTGGGAAATTAATCGGTCGTTCCGGCAGATTTTCCCCCGAAGTTGATGGTCAAGTCTACATCAGTGGCCAAGCCAAGTTAGGAACTATCGTACCCGTAAAAATTCACGGAGCAGATGAGTACGATTTGTTTGGCGAAGTCGCCCTATAA
- the btpA gene encoding photosystem I biogenesis protein BtpA: MDLEQLFKTRTPIIGVVHLLPLPTSARWGGSLKAVIDRAEQEATALASGGVDGIIVENFFDAPFTKNHVDPAVVSAMTVVVQRIQNLVMLPIGINVLRNDGHSALAIASCVGAQFIRVNVLTGVMATDQGLIEGEAHQLLRYRRELGSDVKILADVLVKHARPLSSPNLTVAVKDTIERGLADAVILSGWATGSPPNQEDLELACGAANGTPVFIGSGADWENIATLLQAANGVIVSSSLKRQGRIEQPIDPIRVSQFVEAARRTWNSKGVSKSAKQVKLHS; encoded by the coding sequence GTGGACTTAGAACAGTTATTTAAAACTCGAACACCAATCATTGGCGTGGTACACCTGCTACCCCTTCCCACCTCAGCCCGTTGGGGAGGTAGCCTCAAAGCAGTAATCGACCGCGCCGAACAAGAAGCAACGGCTCTTGCTAGTGGCGGAGTAGATGGCATTATTGTAGAAAATTTTTTCGATGCTCCGTTTACCAAAAATCATGTTGACCCCGCAGTTGTCAGTGCGATGACTGTAGTTGTGCAACGCATCCAAAATTTGGTGATGTTACCGATAGGGATCAATGTGTTGCGAAACGATGGTCATAGTGCATTGGCGATCGCTTCTTGTGTGGGGGCGCAATTTATCCGGGTGAATGTGTTGACGGGCGTAATGGCGACAGACCAAGGATTAATTGAAGGAGAAGCCCATCAACTACTCCGCTATCGTCGCGAATTAGGCTCGGATGTCAAAATTTTGGCGGATGTTTTAGTCAAACACGCTCGTCCCTTAAGTTCTCCAAATCTGACAGTTGCTGTCAAAGATACCATCGAGCGGGGTTTAGCGGACGCAGTGATTTTATCTGGTTGGGCAACAGGCTCTCCCCCCAACCAAGAAGACTTAGAATTAGCCTGTGGTGCAGCCAATGGTACACCGGTATTTATTGGTAGCGGAGCCGATTGGGAAAATATTGCTACACTATTGCAGGCTGCCAATGGTGTGATTGTTTCTAGCTCCCTCAAACGCCAAGGTCGTATCGAGCAACCAATTGACCCCATTCGCGTCAGTCAATTCGTGGAAGCTGCTCGTCGCACTTGGAACTCCAAAGGTGTGAGCAAATCAGCTAAACAAGTAAAGTTACATTCTTAA
- the psbU gene encoding photosystem II complex extrinsic protein PsbU gives MKGLVRLLTVFSLLLGCWGWLGTTQIAQAANLQSFVMPQVPVLAVELRNRADQKLATDFGKKIDLNNTNVRAFQTYPGLYPTLAKKIIKNAPYSKVEDILDLPGLSDRQKELLQANLDNFTVTELDSVFNEGDDRFNNGIYR, from the coding sequence GTGAAAGGATTGGTGCGTTTATTAACAGTATTTAGTTTGTTGCTTGGCTGCTGGGGATGGTTGGGTACAACTCAAATTGCCCAAGCTGCCAATTTACAAAGTTTTGTTATGCCTCAAGTCCCAGTTTTAGCAGTTGAACTGCGGAATCGAGCCGATCAAAAACTAGCAACAGATTTTGGTAAAAAAATTGATTTGAACAATACCAATGTCAGAGCTTTTCAAACCTATCCAGGTTTATACCCCACTTTGGCCAAAAAAATCATTAAAAATGCCCCCTACTCTAAAGTAGAGGACATATTGGATTTACCTGGATTAAGCGATCGCCAGAAAGAACTGCTGCAAGCCAATTTAGATAACTTCACTGTGACAGAACTAGATTCTGTTTTCAACGAAGGCGACGATCGCTTTAATAACGGTATCTACAGATAA
- a CDS encoding CHASE2 domain-containing protein, whose product MSQQFIKRLVQLVLGLKPSFSKGHRELIITVTVVILVLLLRSLGLLQSLELTALDQFFHLRPQESPNHRITIVAVDEASLRHGFPIADGVIAELLTKLQAHQPRAIGLDIYRDVPIKYGYTELVQAYQAMPNLVGVELLAPEGKQRVAPPPQLNPQQVGFNNIVYDPDGKVRRSLLYWHIGNQAHESFALKLAALYLKPENILPQRAANNPESLQLGKAVFTRFTGNDGAYVGVDARGYQILSNFPKRDCETAKKNVCSYQQVSMADVLADKVSPNLIKDRIVLIGSTAASIKEGVFIPYSSRLISGAEPIPGIVLQAYFVDQLISAALDGRPLLQAWPDVWEYLWIFLWSYIGAVTTWQIRRPLTSILTVIFSCLLLILSAYLAFLSGWWIPLIPSLLTFSGSVIWITYHLAYTQEELKRSKEFLQQIINTIADPIFVKNEQLQWIVLNQAYCQFIGYPDTMLIDKSDIDFFPQHEVEVFRKQDELVLTTQHPQENEEEFTDAYGRTHLIETKRSLHKDAAGNFFLVGVIRDITQRKLMEDELRRTAAELFRSNHELKLKEDKLRYLAYHDSLTGLPNRKFFAEQLQESINWAHENHLLLGLLFIDLDGFKQVNDTLGHEMGDRLLVIIGQRLSNSLRASDTVSRLGGDEFTVLLRAIPHQQVAAKVAEKIMASITEPIVLNGYTTKVSASIGISIYPHTSQDADTLVKQADVAMYRAKNLGKNCYEFF is encoded by the coding sequence ATGAGTCAGCAATTCATCAAGCGTCTCGTGCAGTTAGTTTTAGGACTGAAACCCTCGTTTAGTAAAGGACACAGAGAATTAATTATCACTGTCACCGTTGTAATTTTAGTCTTGCTGTTACGTTCTTTAGGCTTATTACAATCCTTAGAGTTGACGGCCTTAGATCAATTTTTTCACTTACGTCCCCAGGAAAGCCCCAATCATCGAATTACTATCGTAGCTGTTGATGAAGCTTCTTTACGCCACGGATTCCCCATTGCTGATGGTGTAATTGCAGAATTATTAACGAAATTACAAGCGCACCAACCGCGTGCTATTGGCCTAGACATCTATCGAGATGTACCAATTAAGTATGGTTATACAGAGCTAGTGCAAGCTTATCAAGCGATGCCGAATTTAGTTGGTGTGGAACTACTAGCACCAGAGGGTAAACAGAGAGTTGCGCCACCACCCCAATTGAATCCCCAACAAGTTGGCTTTAACAATATAGTCTATGATCCTGATGGCAAAGTCCGGCGGAGTTTACTGTACTGGCATATAGGAAATCAAGCACACGAAAGCTTTGCTTTAAAATTGGCTGCTTTGTATTTAAAACCAGAAAATATTCTTCCCCAAAGAGCCGCTAACAATCCTGAATCTTTACAGTTAGGTAAAGCTGTGTTTACACGCTTTACGGGTAATGATGGTGCTTATGTGGGAGTGGATGCCAGGGGATATCAAATCTTGTCCAATTTTCCCAAACGAGATTGTGAAACTGCCAAGAAAAATGTCTGTAGTTATCAGCAAGTGAGTATGGCAGATGTGTTAGCGGATAAAGTTTCACCTAACTTAATTAAAGATCGGATTGTGTTGATTGGCTCTACAGCTGCCAGCATCAAAGAAGGTGTATTTATCCCCTATTCTAGTCGGCTGATATCAGGAGCAGAGCCGATACCAGGCATTGTCTTGCAAGCTTATTTTGTGGATCAGTTAATCTCAGCCGCTTTAGATGGTAGACCGCTTTTACAAGCTTGGCCGGATGTTTGGGAATATTTGTGGATTTTCTTGTGGTCGTATATCGGAGCTGTAACCACATGGCAAATCAGACGACCGCTTACGAGCATTTTAACCGTGATATTTTCTTGTTTATTGTTGATATTAAGCGCGTATCTGGCTTTTTTGTCTGGCTGGTGGATACCATTGATTCCGTCATTACTCACATTCAGTGGCTCTGTGATTTGGATTACTTATCACTTGGCTTATACACAGGAAGAATTAAAACGCTCTAAGGAATTTTTGCAGCAAATTATTAACACTATTGCTGATCCGATTTTTGTAAAAAATGAGCAACTCCAGTGGATTGTATTAAATCAGGCTTATTGTCAATTTATTGGCTATCCCGATACTATGCTGATTGACAAGTCGGATATTGATTTTTTCCCTCAACATGAAGTTGAAGTCTTCCGCAAACAAGATGAGTTAGTTTTAACTACACAACATCCCCAGGAAAATGAAGAGGAATTTACCGATGCTTACGGAAGGACGCACTTAATTGAAACCAAGCGATCGCTCCACAAAGATGCGGCAGGAAATTTCTTTTTGGTGGGGGTAATTCGTGATATTACGCAGCGTAAGTTAATGGAAGATGAACTCAGGCGAACTGCTGCGGAGCTATTTCGCTCTAATCATGAATTAAAGCTTAAAGAAGATAAATTACGTTATTTAGCCTATCATGACTCTCTGACAGGTTTACCTAATCGCAAGTTCTTTGCTGAACAGCTACAGGAATCGATTAATTGGGCGCATGAAAATCATCTTCTATTAGGATTGCTGTTTATTGATTTAGACGGGTTTAAGCAAGTCAATGATACTCTAGGGCATGAGATGGGCGATCGCCTGTTAGTAATTATTGGTCAGCGTTTGAGTAACTCTTTGCGTGCTAGTGACACGGTTTCTCGCTTGGGTGGCGATGAATTCACAGTGCTTTTACGAGCCATACCTCATCAACAAGTAGCAGCTAAAGTCGCAGAGAAAATTATGGCCAGTATTACTGAGCCAATTGTTCTCAATGGATACACCACTAAAGTTTCCGCCAGCATTGGCATCAGTATTTATCCTCATACTAGTCAAGATGCCGATACTTTAGTTAAACAAGCCGATGTTGCCATGTATCGTGCTAAGAATCTGGGCAAGAATTGTTATGAATTTTTCTAG
- a CDS encoding Uma2 family endonuclease, protein MFTISDLEQLQAEHPEWQMELVDGDILIMGPSDYISEEIGAELIRLLGNWVRPRKLGRVTGSSAGFILPKLETENGNKIEPEKRNLRAPDVSFVRAERLKISQRDFVELVPDLIVEIKSKSDKIKPLEEKIQLFLQLGCVVGILIDPDKLTLTVYRLNQEPIILKNNDQLTLPDLLPGWELTVSELWPPVFE, encoded by the coding sequence ATGTTCACAATCTCCGACTTAGAGCAGCTACAAGCTGAACATCCAGAATGGCAGATGGAACTGGTGGACGGTGATATCCTGATTATGGGGCCATCAGATTATATTTCCGAAGAAATAGGTGCTGAATTAATTCGGTTACTGGGAAACTGGGTACGTCCACGTAAACTGGGACGTGTCACTGGTTCAAGTGCTGGTTTTATTCTGCCTAAACTGGAAACAGAAAATGGTAACAAAATTGAACCAGAAAAACGCAATCTCCGCGCTCCTGATGTGTCTTTTGTGCGTGCCGAGAGACTAAAAATCAGCCAGCGCGATTTTGTGGAATTAGTGCCTGATTTGATCGTAGAAATTAAATCAAAGTCAGATAAAATCAAGCCACTAGAAGAAAAAATTCAGCTATTTTTACAACTTGGTTGTGTCGTCGGTATACTCATCGACCCAGACAAATTAACATTAACTGTTTACCGGCTCAATCAAGAACCAATTATATTGAAGAATAACGATCAACTGACGTTACCAGATTTACTTCCAGGTTGGGAGCTAACAGTATCAGAACTCTGGCCACCTGTATTTGAGTAG
- the nadB gene encoding L-aspartate oxidase — translation MQIDIPSQFDVLVVGAGAAGLYTALCLPESLSVGLITKETVSLSASDWAQGGIAAAIAPDDSPTLHIEDTLKAGAGLCDVDAVEFLAQQAPSCIQSLVNLGVAFDRHNQNLALTLEAAHSRHRVLHAADTTGREVTTTLTAQVLRRQNILVIQQALALSLCVSPESGQCQGISLFYQGEVRLIQARAVVLATGGGGQVFAQTTNPAVSTGDGVAIAWRAGAILRDLEFVQFHPTALTKPGRFLISEAVRGEGAHLIDNEGRRFAFDYHPAGELAPRDVVSRAIFSHLQRTAVDPATAHVWLDMRPIPPEKIRQRFPNIIQVCQRWGIDVFHEPIPVAPAAHYWMGGIATDLMNRTNIPGLYAVGETASTGVHGANRLASNSLLECIVFGAQLAQIQLPEPEDFPLSVLPARELTLDVQEWHNQQTQLATFREKLPRLMWQSAGICREQSSLTSAIATVESWRQDFATLPLSQFLIDVKSQTGIKFHFPEVDQQVRLWAETRNLLDVAYLILKSAAFRTESRGGHYRLDYPHPDPQWQTHTIVHKYQWTRFLS, via the coding sequence TTGCAAATAGACATACCTAGCCAATTTGACGTTTTAGTAGTCGGTGCTGGTGCAGCTGGACTGTATACAGCTTTGTGTCTGCCAGAATCTTTAAGTGTTGGCTTGATTACTAAAGAAACGGTTTCTCTCTCTGCTAGTGATTGGGCGCAAGGTGGTATTGCCGCCGCGATCGCTCCTGATGATTCTCCCACCCTTCATATTGAGGATACACTCAAGGCAGGGGCAGGTTTATGTGATGTCGATGCAGTGGAGTTTCTCGCCCAACAAGCCCCTAGTTGTATTCAATCGTTAGTCAATTTAGGGGTAGCTTTTGACCGTCACAATCAAAATTTAGCTCTAACTTTAGAAGCTGCCCATTCTCGTCATCGGGTTCTCCATGCTGCCGATACCACCGGACGAGAAGTGACAACTACCCTCACTGCCCAAGTTTTACGTCGTCAAAATATTCTGGTGATTCAGCAGGCTTTAGCTCTGAGTCTGTGCGTGTCACCAGAAAGCGGTCAATGTCAAGGCATTAGCTTATTTTATCAAGGTGAAGTTCGCCTCATTCAAGCTAGGGCTGTGGTGTTAGCTACCGGTGGCGGTGGACAGGTATTTGCCCAAACTACCAACCCAGCCGTCAGTACCGGTGATGGCGTGGCAATTGCTTGGCGCGCCGGAGCAATTCTGCGTGATTTAGAGTTTGTGCAGTTTCATCCTACAGCTTTGACTAAACCTGGACGCTTTCTGATTAGTGAAGCTGTGCGTGGAGAAGGCGCGCATTTGATTGACAATGAGGGACGGCGGTTTGCTTTTGATTATCATCCGGCTGGTGAACTTGCACCCAGAGATGTAGTCAGCAGAGCTATTTTTAGCCACTTGCAACGTACAGCCGTTGATCCTGCTACCGCCCATGTGTGGCTGGATATGCGTCCTATCCCCCCAGAAAAAATTCGCCAACGCTTCCCCAACATTATTCAAGTATGTCAGCGTTGGGGCATCGATGTCTTTCATGAACCCATCCCCGTCGCCCCAGCCGCCCACTACTGGATGGGTGGAATTGCCACTGATTTAATGAATCGGACTAATATTCCGGGATTATACGCAGTCGGAGAAACTGCGAGTACGGGAGTTCACGGAGCTAACCGTTTAGCTAGTAATTCTCTTTTAGAGTGTATTGTTTTTGGCGCGCAGTTAGCACAAATTCAACTTCCTGAGCCAGAAGATTTCCCATTATCAGTATTACCCGCTAGGGAATTGACTCTGGATGTTCAAGAATGGCACAACCAGCAAACACAACTAGCTACGTTCCGAGAAAAATTACCCCGTCTCATGTGGCAAAGTGCGGGTATTTGTAGGGAACAGTCAAGTTTGACAAGTGCGATCGCCACTGTAGAATCTTGGCGGCAAGATTTTGCTACTTTGCCCTTAAGCCAATTCCTCATCGACGTAAAGTCGCAAACAGGAATTAAATTTCACTTTCCGGAAGTTGATCAGCAAGTTCGACTGTGGGCTGAAACCCGCAATTTGTTGGATGTTGCCTATCTTATTCTCAAAAGTGCGGCATTTAGGACTGAAAGCCGGGGTGGACACTATCGCCTAGACTACCCGCATCCTGATCCCCAATGGCAAACACATACTATAGTTCATAAGTACCAATGGACTAGATTTCTATCATGA
- a CDS encoding vitamin K epoxide reductase family protein, translating to MIRRRSTPWIHQWSRVIIAAIAGLGALNTGYLTFEKLTGGGVACVAEAGAKGCNDVLASPWATVFGQPLALLGLLSYLGMLIFALAPVVWKGEGKSHKQLENLTWWLLLIGAIAMSIFSGYLMYVLAFELKALCPYCITSALFALSMLVLTVVGRAWEDIGQIFFTAIIVGMVTLVGTLYIYKDVNTANKPPAQEIPAGKLPPFVPTVDPNPNYGWEINTTSGEAEIALARHLVQVGAKEYVAFWCPHCHEQKLLFGKEAYQIIDESIKTECAPESPKGKPDLCKAANITGYPTWIINGKSYSGVQNLSELAKVTGYTGPSNFKYFR from the coding sequence ATGATTCGCCGCCGTTCTACTCCCTGGATTCATCAATGGTCGCGGGTAATAATTGCCGCGATCGCTGGACTTGGTGCTTTGAATACTGGCTATTTAACTTTTGAAAAACTCACCGGAGGTGGTGTTGCTTGTGTAGCCGAGGCTGGAGCCAAGGGTTGTAATGATGTACTTGCTAGCCCTTGGGCAACGGTGTTTGGGCAACCACTGGCCTTACTTGGATTATTATCCTATCTGGGGATGCTGATTTTTGCTTTAGCTCCTGTGGTGTGGAAGGGAGAAGGTAAAAGTCACAAACAACTAGAAAACTTGACCTGGTGGTTACTATTAATAGGCGCGATCGCTATGTCTATTTTTAGTGGCTATTTAATGTATGTCCTAGCATTTGAACTCAAAGCCCTTTGTCCTTACTGCATTACCTCGGCTTTGTTCGCCTTGAGTATGCTGGTTCTAACTGTTGTAGGTCGAGCCTGGGAGGATATTGGACAAATATTCTTTACTGCCATTATTGTGGGTATGGTAACGCTCGTTGGCACTTTATACATATATAAGGATGTCAACACAGCCAATAAACCACCAGCCCAAGAAATCCCCGCCGGTAAACTACCACCTTTTGTCCCCACCGTAGATCCTAACCCTAATTACGGTTGGGAAATCAATACTACTTCTGGAGAAGCAGAAATAGCTCTAGCACGTCATTTAGTGCAGGTAGGAGCTAAGGAATATGTAGCTTTTTGGTGTCCTCACTGCCATGAACAAAAATTACTCTTTGGCAAGGAAGCTTATCAAATTATTGATGAGAGCATCAAGACAGAGTGCGCGCCTGAAAGTCCCAAGGGGAAACCAGATTTGTGTAAAGCTGCAAACATTACAGGCTATCCAACCTGGATTATCAATGGCAAAAGCTATAGTGGCGTACAGAACCTTTCAGAATTAGCCAAAGTTACAGGTTACACAGGGCCAAGTAATTTCAAATACTTTAGATAA